From the Chloroflexota bacterium genome, one window contains:
- a CDS encoding zinc-binding dehydrogenase, with translation MKAIQVFGPRHMRMVDVPEPQRESGQLLIRSEVLSICGSDMRSFRYAFPEENYPLAPCMPCHECVGVVEESDSAEVPAGTRVIALNIGRGGRGGNYGMGAQYVLSAPDLVIPLPEGADPFTYMMCQPVGTVLYAAKRLPNVIGQSVVVLGQGVIGLTFTRLAVQMGAGKVIAVDHHDYRLAKSRSLGATHTINSYNEDPIAVVRELTDGEGADVVIEAAGQIETVEMIKGLVKMFGTISLFGLPEEPKVELDYVGLMRRQAIIIPNVSASTNDPTGCIRETVDLVNSGQLDVSWLVTHRLPFSEAPRAYEMYEGYQDEIIKVVMDASA, from the coding sequence ATGAAGGCGATACAGGTCTTCGGGCCCAGGCACATGCGGATGGTGGACGTGCCGGAGCCGCAGCGGGAGAGCGGGCAGCTGCTCATCCGCAGCGAGGTGCTCTCCATCTGCGGCAGCGACATGCGCTCGTTCCGGTATGCGTTCCCGGAGGAAAACTACCCGCTTGCGCCGTGCATGCCATGCCATGAATGTGTCGGCGTCGTGGAGGAGAGCGACTCGGCGGAGGTGCCGGCGGGGACGCGGGTCATCGCGCTGAACATCGGACGCGGCGGGCGCGGCGGCAACTACGGCATGGGCGCGCAGTACGTGCTCTCGGCGCCGGACCTGGTCATTCCGCTACCTGAGGGCGCGGACCCGTTCACCTACATGATGTGCCAGCCCGTGGGGACGGTGCTGTACGCGGCCAAGCGGCTGCCGAACGTCATCGGGCAGTCGGTTGTGGTGCTGGGGCAGGGCGTCATCGGCCTGACCTTCACGCGGCTTGCCGTGCAGATGGGCGCGGGGAAGGTCATCGCCGTCGACCACCACGACTACCGGCTGGCGAAGTCGCGGTCGCTGGGGGCGACGCACACGATTAACTCCTACAACGAGGACCCGATCGCGGTTGTGCGCGAGCTGACGGACGGCGAGGGCGCCGACGTGGTCATCGAAGCCGCCGGCCAGATCGAGACGGTCGAGATGATCAAGGGGCTGGTGAAGATGTTCGGCACCATTTCCCTGTTCGGGCTGCCTGAGGAGCCGAAGGTCGAGCTGGACTACGTCGGGCTCATGCGACGACAGGCGATCATCATCCCCAACGTGAGCGCGTCGACGAACGACCCGACGGGCTGCATCAGGGAGACGGTGGATCTGGTGAACAGCGGGCAGCTCGACGTGTCGTGGCTGGTGACGCATCGGCTACCGTTCTCGGAGGCGCCGAGGGCGTACGAGATGTACGAGGGGTACCAGGACGAGATCATCAAGGTGGTGATGGACGCCAGCGCGTAG
- a CDS encoding amidase: MAQMTRDELCFMSIGEASGLLRDRKLSPVELTQAYLERIEALDDRVKSYVTLLPEAALQQARTAEDEIARGAYRGPMHGVPIAYKDLYDTEGVRTTGQSKVLEHRVPTEDCTAIVRLREAGAVTLGKLAMHEFALGGPKTSLFDQACNPWNLDHVTGGSSSGSGAAMAAGLAMGTLGSDTGGSIRGPAALCGIVGMKPTYGRVSRYGVLPLSWSLDHCGPMTWTVEDAALMLQAIAGHDPKDPTSSTEPVPDYAAALGGDLRGLTVGVPRHYFFSDDVALDPEVADAVNKAIDTLGELGATVRDIEIPSLQYASIANNVIMISEAHAYHRKNLLSQPENYGDIVRTRFILGAVYTAGDYVQAQRARSRLRREFAEALGSVDLIAATVMPKPAASLADFDPLGMMMTPSLMAPFNETGLPSMSVPVGFSSDGLPIGMQLAAAPFREDTALKAGHAYQQQARWHEKRPAL, translated from the coding sequence ATGGCGCAGATGACACGCGACGAGCTTTGCTTCATGAGCATCGGGGAGGCGAGCGGATTGCTGCGCGACCGCAAGCTGTCGCCGGTGGAGTTGACGCAGGCGTACCTGGAGCGCATCGAGGCGCTGGACGACAGGGTCAAGTCGTACGTGACGCTGCTGCCGGAGGCCGCGCTGCAGCAGGCGCGCACGGCGGAGGACGAGATCGCGCGGGGCGCGTACCGCGGGCCTATGCACGGCGTGCCCATCGCCTACAAGGACCTGTACGACACGGAGGGCGTGCGCACCACGGGGCAGTCGAAGGTGCTGGAGCATCGGGTGCCGACGGAGGACTGCACCGCGATCGTGCGGCTGCGCGAGGCCGGGGCGGTCACCCTTGGCAAGCTGGCGATGCACGAGTTCGCGCTGGGCGGGCCGAAGACGAGCCTGTTCGACCAGGCGTGCAACCCGTGGAACCTGGACCACGTGACGGGCGGATCGAGCAGTGGCTCCGGCGCGGCGATGGCGGCGGGACTTGCGATGGGGACGCTGGGGTCGGACACGGGCGGGTCGATCCGCGGGCCAGCGGCGCTGTGCGGCATCGTCGGCATGAAGCCGACGTACGGGCGTGTCAGCCGGTACGGGGTGCTGCCGCTGAGCTGGTCGCTGGACCACTGCGGGCCGATGACGTGGACGGTGGAGGACGCGGCGCTGATGCTGCAGGCCATTGCGGGGCACGACCCGAAGGACCCGACATCGAGCACGGAGCCGGTGCCGGACTACGCGGCGGCGCTGGGCGGCGACCTGCGCGGGCTGACCGTCGGGGTGCCGCGCCACTACTTCTTCAGCGACGACGTGGCCCTCGACCCGGAGGTGGCCGACGCGGTGAACAAGGCCATCGACACGCTGGGCGAGCTGGGGGCGACGGTGCGGGACATCGAGATCCCGAGTTTGCAGTATGCGAGCATCGCCAACAACGTGATCATGATCAGCGAGGCGCACGCGTACCACCGGAAGAACCTGCTCTCGCAGCCGGAGAACTACGGCGACATTGTGCGGACGCGGTTCATCCTCGGCGCGGTGTACACGGCGGGCGACTACGTGCAGGCGCAGCGGGCGCGGAGCCGGCTCCGCCGGGAGTTTGCGGAGGCGCTCGGGAGCGTGGACTTGATCGCGGCGACCGTCATGCCGAAACCGGCGGCGTCGCTTGCGGACTTCGACCCGCTGGGCATGATGATGACGCCCAGCCTGATGGCGCCGTTCAACGAGACGGGGCTGCCGTCGATGTCGGTGCCCGTGGGGTTCTCGTCCGACGGGCTGCCCATCGGCATGCAGCTTGCCGCTGCGCCGTTCCGCGAGGACACGGCGCTGAAGGCGGGGCACGCCTACCAGCAGCAGGCCCGCTGGCACGAAAAAAGGCCCGCGCTGTAG
- a CDS encoding Rieske 2Fe-2S domain-containing protein, which translates to MLTAKDNALLTQVGPGTPMGDLMREFWIPAVQSIELPEPDCPPVRIKLLSEELVAFRDTNGDVGILDNYCPHRRASLFFGRNEECGLRCVYHGWKFDVNGECVDMPSEPAESNFKEKVKIKSYPCRERGGVIWTYMGPRKELPPLPDLEANMLPEGEFAVATVMRSCNFVQALEGDIDTSHLGFLHLGAVDPGNAAPGSFDYYTVNVRNPRYKIMDTDYGTSYAAYRDASEGNYYWRFAHFLLPFYSMIPTGVLGIQVLARAWVPIDDEHTMFWNMIVPSTRQSNSAGQGGSAPPRKGVNIDGKSGASSYIPNGTGWYDRWNLTQNADNDYMIDREAQKTGQNFTGIDGIYLQDQVVTEAMGAVVDRTREHLGTSDTMVIKTRRRLMSAARDLQEGIVPKPVDHPELYALRSGGVVLPKETDWLEGTSELRKAFVKHPGLSTVQ; encoded by the coding sequence ATGCTGACGGCCAAAGACAACGCACTCTTGACCCAGGTGGGCCCCGGGACCCCCATGGGTGACCTCATGCGGGAGTTCTGGATCCCCGCGGTCCAGTCCATTGAGCTCCCGGAGCCCGACTGCCCGCCCGTCCGCATCAAGCTGCTGAGCGAGGAGTTGGTAGCCTTCCGCGACACCAACGGCGATGTCGGCATCCTCGACAACTACTGCCCGCACCGCCGCGCCAGCCTCTTCTTCGGCCGCAACGAGGAGTGCGGACTCCGCTGTGTCTACCACGGCTGGAAGTTCGACGTGAACGGCGAATGCGTCGACATGCCGTCCGAGCCCGCCGAGTCCAACTTCAAGGAAAAGGTCAAGATCAAGTCCTACCCCTGCCGCGAGCGCGGCGGCGTCATCTGGACCTACATGGGACCCCGCAAGGAGCTCCCGCCCCTCCCGGACCTCGAAGCCAACATGCTCCCCGAAGGCGAGTTTGCCGTCGCCACCGTCATGCGCAGCTGCAACTTCGTGCAGGCCCTCGAGGGCGATATCGACACCTCCCACCTCGGCTTCCTGCACCTCGGCGCCGTTGACCCCGGGAATGCGGCCCCCGGCTCCTTCGACTACTACACCGTCAACGTCCGCAACCCGCGCTACAAAATCATGGACACGGATTACGGCACCAGCTACGCCGCCTACCGTGACGCCTCGGAGGGCAACTACTACTGGCGCTTCGCTCACTTCTTGCTGCCCTTCTACTCGATGATCCCGACCGGTGTCCTCGGCATTCAGGTCCTCGCACGGGCGTGGGTGCCCATCGACGACGAGCACACCATGTTCTGGAACATGATTGTCCCCAGCACTCGACAGAGCAATTCGGCTGGCCAGGGTGGCTCCGCGCCGCCGCGCAAGGGCGTCAACATCGACGGCAAGAGCGGCGCATCCTCCTACATCCCCAACGGCACCGGCTGGTACGACCGCTGGAACCTGACCCAGAACGCGGACAACGACTACATGATCGACCGCGAGGCCCAGAAGACCGGCCAGAACTTCACCGGCATCGACGGCATTTACCTGCAGGACCAGGTGGTCACAGAGGCAATGGGCGCCGTCGTTGACCGCACCAGGGAGCACCTCGGCACCAGCGACACCATGGTCATCAAGACCCGGCGCCGCCTGATGAGCGCCGCCCGCGACCTGCAGGAGGGCATCGTCCCCAAGCCCGTCGACCACCCAGAGCTCTACGCCCTCCGCTCCGGCGGCGTCGTCCTCCCCAAGGAGACCGACTGGCTCGAGGGCACGTCCGAGCTCCGCAAGGCCTTCGTCAAGCACCC